The following proteins are co-located in the Rhodococcus opacus B4 genome:
- a CDS encoding P-II family nitrogen regulator, whose protein sequence is MKLITAIVKPFTLEDVKTGLEQAGVLGMTVSEVQGYGRQKGHTEVYRGAEYSVDFVPKVRVEVVVDDAAVDKVVEVIVEAARTGKIGDGKVWVSPVESVIRVRTGERGADAL, encoded by the coding sequence ATGAAGCTGATCACGGCAATTGTCAAGCCGTTCACTCTCGAGGACGTCAAGACGGGACTCGAGCAGGCGGGCGTCCTGGGCATGACCGTCAGCGAGGTCCAGGGGTACGGCCGCCAGAAGGGTCACACCGAGGTCTACCGCGGCGCCGAGTACTCGGTCGATTTCGTACCGAAGGTCCGGGTCGAGGTCGTCGTGGACGACGCTGCTGTGGACAAGGTCGTCGAGGTGATCGTCGAGGCGGCGCGCACCGGCAAGATCGGTGACGGCAAGGTGTGGGTCTCGCCGGTCGAGTCGGTCATCCGGGTACGCACCGGGGAACGCGGCGCGGATGCGCTCTGA